In a genomic window of Mercenaria mercenaria strain notata unplaced genomic scaffold, MADL_Memer_1 contig_2095, whole genome shotgun sequence:
- the LOC128552162 gene encoding uncharacterized protein LOC128552162 — translation MGHSLCRKKPKHDDGVNLKQFRVISDSTDERAKHVTIYDRWNLEGTREFIGKLKPYLKEDNIILTTENTYQQTFVAKKQPPLLVLCWHYSRIETDIRYSLEYIDSTKYKRLIVILLHWKKDDIERHAASQAADSSLMFIDAFVQKDKDNIKVAAKEIKKGIRDRTI, via the exons ATGGGACATTCCCTCTGTCGTAAAAAACCAAAGCATGATGATGGCG TGAATCTTAAACAATTTAGGGTGATCAGTGACAGCACAGATGAACGCG CGAAGCATGTTACTATCTATGACAGATGGAATCTGGAGGGAACAAGAGAATTCATTGGTAAACTTAAACCTTATCTAAAGGAAGATAATATAATTCTTACTACTGAGAACACATATCAGCAGACTTTCGTGGCAAAGAAACAGCCGCCGCTACTCGTATTATGTTGGCATTATTCCAGGATTGAAACAGATATAAGATACTCTCTGGAATATATTGACA GTACTAAATATAAACGTCTTATAGTAATTCTGCTGCACTGGAAGAAGGACGATATAGAAAGACATGCAGCATCTCAGGCGGCGGATTCATCATTAATGTTCATCGATGCCTTCGTTCAAAAAGACAAAGATAACATAAAGGTTGCTGCCAAAGAAATTAAGAAAGGTATTCGTGATAGAACAATATAA